A window of Rhododendron vialii isolate Sample 1 chromosome 11a, ASM3025357v1 genomic DNA:
CTTTTGTACTCACCAGTCACCAGCAATGAAAGAGTTCGAAAACATGTATGGTATGCCGTTAccggaaaaaagaaagatttttttggCTAGATAATGGTCAATAGCAAACTGAGGGGGTTGcccaaaattatttattattagtTTTGGTCGTTGAGAAATTACACAAATGCAAGTCCATGAAATCATTTCACGGTAAAATATGCTGCATCAAGCAATGTTCTTATCTGAGTTCTCTTCATGTGGGTGATGAGATTGTAATTTTTCGTGAatactgtgggcacgcgccccgaaaatcgCTCGATCTTTGGGTTCCCTTTTTAAAGACTGGGCGCGGCCCTCTTTTGAAAATGCGCGGCGAAaagcctcgattcagagtcgccactcgggttttagcggtaggaacacccaaggaaccgaactcgaaaacgtttttgccacgtttgtttgattttgaaaaggcgtagaccggtccgtcgtcaccttcgatatctgaggttcgggagccaggttacgagaggggaagggttttatggcaccccctctcgcccaatccggagatcggtctctactcgggcatttcatgaaaacctttgcatttttctctcattttatcatttcttttagccagttagggcgggggaacagttaatggggacgaaagcggtaacaaattgcagtttatgtgacaaaatgcttatgaatgatttgattgcgatgctaagtatagattgagaacaagcactgagcatcccgagcaaactgcagtacgccgtcacaaggtgacgtgagcagattctgccagcatgcactggtcgagccactgcatggtgatacaacctgcgcacgccacatataaactggcgtactccacttgttggatctctcagtctttgtttgcaaccctctgggctctggaagaggaccagcgcacacccagggcaaaccacgcagtttaatatagcagaatatacacaatcacaggcaaaatgaatggctttaggccatgaaagaaagcagaacaccccaaaacagtgtgggacagAAGATAGACCTAGCTAACGCTTCAGAtacaagggccagtcactggacccagaagcctactgctgtacgccagtatattactgccgtacgccactttgcctttgattccagtgtttggctttgcatcatctgggttctggaacatgaccagaaagatcccagaggcctttacatgacagagatgaaaaagataggatattaccactaaacagttctaaatatggaaagcagtaaaccggttattagcatgctaaggtgatcgacagaaagataaaacaaaaggaatgacgatccatgatccccacgccagttgtgctcatactgccatgactggcgtacggcatgtaggaactggcgtgcgccaagtatcgtcgcatacgattgttgtatttttaccagttcaaggccaggactaatattgtttaccagcctgggccttgctggttcccctcaggggccgaaaacagaaaggaatgcaaaggtggtataccttttgggtgttgaagtttgaaggtggtttagagcctagaggttgaagatggatgttgtatggtgactggatgtcagTGGAGGTATGTGGAAGTgggcttctttcctttctctttcaatggaagaagaagagagaaagcaagaaaggaggaagaagagagaacttttctttcttaatgaggccaaccccttgcaaatgaatgcaaggggggtatttatagagggggagtggctgagatcagtctggtctaaggccttgtttggctgtttaaggtaaggttggagcctcccatgcattaaatgcatgggacttgccttgatggggggtgtaggagagagaggggacgcccCTGCCGAAAGcaatcatcagggacactgtggccgacgtcagggtggcacaaaagtcccgcccaagtggctgaataaagttgatttgactgggtttgactggcgtgcgccagtataagctggaccactggtcgatgactgacacgtggcagcttactggcgtacgtcaccaagacactggcgtatgccagttgggttttgctggggccgtttggctctggtttgaagggtttgaaatgggttttggacgctCAAGGCTTAAGTACACCCTTGTCCTTgatctgttttcgactataatcatcattggggaaataaaagatcgacaaataacgttatctggacagtccagaatggggtgtctacaaatacTAATCAGGATTTATTATTTACGTGATGCATTGGTTCTTTATAATCGCACCAAATGAGTGAATATTCGAATTCCGAAGGAAGACACATTTGTTGTGCAAGGAACTTTTGAGTGCACTCGAAGTTTACTATCGTTGTTTGTTTTTAAGGGGTTCCTGGTTCTTAAATTTTAGGTTTACCAATTTGACAGTTTAAATGTCAGGATATATGTTTGATTCCTGGGACTTTCAGCTTCACTTGCTAGTTATCTTACTTTCATCAGCCTTATAAGACTGCTCGTTACCTTCGAGCATTTCTTGGTCTTATTTGCTAATTGACAATGCAAGAGTGTGGTTTCACGGACTGCCGTGTAAAAAGACAGTCGGATCATTTGGCTGAAAAAGACAGCCCATTTCTAATTCACGACTTGACTCATTGTTATAGTAGCTCAGTACATGCTGTTAAAATTGAAAAGGTGCCAAAGTCCGAGAACTTCAAGGAAAAGTTTCATCACTGAATAATACTGGTTAGACAAGCCAAGCTTCAGTTCCAATGCCATGGTTCAAAAATATGAACATGGGCCCATCAAGCTGGATTTTGTCGATATATTGTCATAAAAAACTTAGCCGTTCTCTGTTGCTTTGGTGTTTCTTTCAGTTTCAATCTCCTTGTACCAGAAAACAGAAAGATGAATTTTGTGACGTCACTCTGTAGAAGATTGAACCTCAATGAGCTGGTTAGAAACGCTCCTGTCTACTGTTCTGCCAGTGGTGAGTTTTCATTTCGTTGGTAGAAGTTTGAGCTTTTATTATTTCGATAaaggatttctttttatttctgtATCTATTGCCCTTTTATTTAGATATCTCTGGAGGAGGATTAAGCTTGACATTCAGACGATGGGCTACAAAAAAGACGGCAGGATCCACAAAGAACGGTCGTGACTCCAATCCAAAGTTTCTTGGAGTGAAGAAGTTTGGTGGAGAGGTTAGTGCAGAGcggaaaaagttttgaaatcatGTTTTGCCAATGAAAATTAAGATTATATCGTAAGCATGTACTCATTTTTTTGTAGAGAGTGACTCCTGGGAATATCATTGTTCGTCAAAGAGGAACCCGATTCCATCCGGGAGACTATGTTGGAATTGGAAGGGATCACAccttttttgctttgaaagCAGGTTGTGTCAAATTTGAACGCCATAAGCTGAGCGGAAGGAAGTGGGTGCATGTTGAGCCTAAGGAAGGCCATGTCCTCCACCCTGTCTATTCAAGTGCTTCATCAGCTCCTAAGATGGAGAGCGCCTCCTAGATTTCATCCTTTAGTTTTCATCTAGTGTTCAATAGCTGATGCAACTATAAGGAGACTGCTCagaaacatttttgttttcagttaTTTTGCTCTTGTTTCTTAAGTTTTTAGAAACAGGCAGCTTTATTACTTGATTGGAAAT
This region includes:
- the LOC131307928 gene encoding uncharacterized protein LOC131307928 isoform X1, which produces MQVHEIISRFNLLVPENRKMNFVTSLCRRLNLNELVRNAPVYCSASDISGGGLSLTFRRWATKKTAGSTKNGRDSNPKFLGVKKFGGERVTPGNIIVRQRGTRFHPGDYVGIGRDHTFFALKAGCVKFERHKLSGRKWVHVEPKEGHVLHPVYSSASSAPKMESAS
- the LOC131307928 gene encoding uncharacterized protein LOC131307928 isoform X2, yielding MNFVTSLCRRLNLNELVRNAPVYCSASDISGGGLSLTFRRWATKKTAGSTKNGRDSNPKFLGVKKFGGERVTPGNIIVRQRGTRFHPGDYVGIGRDHTFFALKAGCVKFERHKLSGRKWVHVEPKEGHVLHPVYSSASSAPKMESAS